A DNA window from Massilia putida contains the following coding sequences:
- a CDS encoding AI-2E family transporter, translating into MIHGYLRDERSGPFVWIGIIGITCLLLVLLEHMLWLVLPFILGTVMYYILLGPMQRLLRAGFTRNVSATLVCIVFYGASALLMMAAMTWTGSPGDADSWHKTGALYLDGGVAFVRNTMTLLEAKFPILAEMHLTAIVNKRFKAYTDNFAQRHLTSFLLGAAGWLPSLLLAPFLAFFFLRDGLRFKKFLARAVPNAYFERTLFLLHQVDQTARRYFEGLLKLTVLDTIVLGFGLWVIGVSSPLLLGFISALLAWVPFVGSVVGCIMVVVVAATDAPNNPLIAYGAIVVFILARLLDDFVFMPLTLGRSLHIHPLVTVLMIFIGGALSGVAGLMLVLPLLGVVMVVGETMGRLMTNPRLRARHRYARRLRDKQASADLSV; encoded by the coding sequence GTGATCCACGGCTATCTCCGCGACGAGCGCAGCGGCCCGTTCGTCTGGATCGGCATCATCGGCATCACGTGTCTGCTGCTGGTGCTGCTCGAACACATGCTGTGGCTGGTGCTGCCGTTCATCCTCGGCACCGTCATGTACTACATCCTGCTGGGCCCGATGCAGCGCCTGCTGCGCGCCGGCTTTACGCGCAACGTCTCGGCCACGCTCGTGTGCATCGTGTTCTACGGCGCCAGCGCCCTGCTGATGATGGCGGCGATGACCTGGACCGGATCTCCCGGCGACGCCGACAGCTGGCACAAGACGGGCGCCCTGTACCTGGACGGCGGCGTCGCCTTCGTGCGCAACACGATGACGCTGCTGGAAGCCAAATTCCCGATCCTCGCCGAGATGCACTTGACCGCGATCGTCAACAAGCGTTTCAAGGCCTACACGGACAATTTCGCCCAGCGCCACCTGACCTCCTTCCTGCTGGGCGCGGCCGGCTGGCTGCCGTCGCTGCTGCTGGCCCCGTTTCTCGCGTTCTTCTTCCTGCGCGACGGCCTGCGCTTCAAAAAATTCCTCGCCCGCGCCGTGCCGAACGCCTATTTCGAACGCACCCTCTTCCTGCTGCACCAAGTCGACCAGACCGCGCGCCGCTACTTCGAGGGCCTGTTGAAGCTGACCGTGCTGGACACCATCGTGCTCGGCTTCGGCCTGTGGGTGATCGGCGTGTCGTCGCCGCTGCTGCTCGGATTTATCTCCGCGCTGCTGGCATGGGTGCCGTTCGTCGGCTCGGTCGTGGGCTGCATAATGGTCGTGGTCGTCGCCGCCACGGATGCCCCGAACAACCCGCTGATCGCCTACGGCGCGATCGTGGTCTTCATCCTGGCCCGCCTGCTGGACGACTTCGTCTTCATGCCGCTGACCTTGGGCCGCAGCCTGCACATCCACCCGCTGGTGACGGTGCTGATGATCTTCATCGGCGGTGCGCTGTCCGGCGTGGCCGGACTGATGCTCGTGCTGCCATTGCTGGGCGTCGTGATGGTGGTCGGCGAGACCATGGGGAGACTCATGACCAATCCGCGGCTGCGGGCGCGGCATCGGTATGCGCGCAGGTTGCGCGACAAGCAGGCGAGTGCAGACTTGAGCGTCTGA
- a CDS encoding cyclic nucleotide-binding domain-containing protein translates to MIFGFLKSSTLSPRQLRLQNTPLFRSLKPLEIKFVDGLMHERRYLPDEIVFDEGEEGQALYLVMSGRVQISRSHSRGRQVVGELSAGSFFGDLALLDNSPRSAQVRAVDACELAVFFRDDFLALMETDAVIGYKISLALARHIGQRLRGWLDGNAQVEAL, encoded by the coding sequence GTGATCTTTGGTTTCCTGAAATCGTCCACGTTGTCCCCCCGCCAGCTCCGGCTGCAGAACACGCCGCTGTTCCGTTCTCTCAAGCCGTTGGAAATCAAGTTCGTCGACGGCCTCATGCACGAACGGCGCTACTTGCCGGATGAGATCGTGTTCGACGAAGGGGAAGAAGGCCAGGCGCTTTACCTCGTGATGAGCGGCCGCGTGCAGATCAGCCGCAGCCACAGCCGGGGCCGCCAAGTCGTGGGAGAACTAAGCGCCGGCAGTTTCTTCGGCGACCTGGCCCTGCTGGACAATTCGCCGCGCAGCGCCCAGGTCCGTGCCGTCGACGCCTGCGAGCTGGCCGTGTTCTTCCGCGACGACTTCCTGGCCTTGATGGAAACGGATGCCGTGATCGGCTACAAGATCTCGCTGGCGCTGGCACGCCACATCGGCCAGCGCCTGCGCGGCTGGCTCGACGGCAACGCCCAGGTGGAGGCGCTGTGA
- a CDS encoding YgiQ family radical SAM protein, translated as MSRAEMDKLGWDSCDIILITGDAYIDHPSFGMALVGRLLEAQGYRVGIISQPDWTSVEPFRALGKPNLYWGITAGNMDSMVNRYTADRKIRSDDAYTPNGEPNKRPDRAVTVYCQRAREAFPGVPVIAGSIEASLRRIAHFDYWSDKVRRSVLFESKADIVIFGNAERALVDITRRIAAGENVKTIRDLRGTAFLVPHGWLPDEEWTVHNSTRVDVPGRIDPQPNPYAMALEDPKQCALDNAQPEPEVKPVVIMTREQRQAAAREKAQKTVVRLPSFETVSEDPVMYAHASRVFHLESNPGNARALVQQHGDRDVWLNPPPLPLAMDEMDGVYDLPYARAPHPSYGKAHIPAWEMIRYSVNIMRGCFGGCTFCSITEHEGRIIQSRSEPSILREIELIRDTTKNFAGTITDLGGPTANMYRLACKDKKIEETCRRLSCVYPTICSNLGTDHSKLISLYRKARAIPGIKKILIGSGLRYDLAVRSPEYVKELVTHHVGGLLKIAPEHTEEGTLSKMMKPGIGAYDEFKALFDKYSKEAGKKQYLIPYFIAAHPGSTDEDMLNLALWLKKNNFHLDQVQTFTPTPMAMATTMYHSGKNPLHKVTEDSEEVVTAKSGKTRKLHKAFLRYYDPENWPTLREGLKRMGRADLIGNGERHLVPPAGAEQDVAPQRGGERRPPVAPRSDAPKGRVIEVATRRNGRGGERRGEPAPFMAPPSKAKAGILSTIKSKPKAGRK; from the coding sequence ATGTCCCGCGCCGAAATGGACAAGCTGGGCTGGGATTCGTGCGACATCATCCTGATCACGGGCGACGCCTACATCGACCATCCGAGTTTCGGCATGGCTCTCGTCGGCCGCCTGCTGGAAGCGCAGGGGTATCGGGTCGGCATCATCAGCCAGCCGGACTGGACCTCCGTGGAACCGTTCCGCGCGCTGGGCAAGCCGAACCTGTACTGGGGCATCACGGCCGGCAATATGGACTCGATGGTCAACCGCTACACGGCCGACCGCAAGATCCGCTCGGACGATGCGTACACGCCGAACGGCGAGCCGAATAAGCGGCCGGACCGCGCCGTGACCGTGTATTGCCAGCGCGCGCGCGAAGCGTTTCCCGGCGTGCCCGTCATCGCCGGTTCGATCGAGGCATCGCTGCGCCGCATCGCGCACTTCGATTACTGGTCGGACAAGGTGCGCCGCTCCGTGCTGTTCGAATCGAAGGCCGACATCGTCATCTTCGGCAATGCGGAACGCGCGCTCGTCGACATCACCCGGCGCATCGCGGCAGGCGAAAACGTCAAGACCATCCGCGACTTGCGTGGCACCGCCTTCCTCGTGCCGCACGGCTGGCTGCCGGACGAAGAGTGGACGGTGCACAATTCCACCCGCGTGGACGTGCCGGGCCGCATCGACCCGCAGCCGAACCCGTACGCGATGGCGCTGGAAGACCCGAAGCAGTGCGCGCTGGACAATGCGCAGCCGGAACCGGAAGTGAAGCCGGTCGTCATCATGACGCGCGAACAGCGCCAGGCGGCCGCGCGCGAGAAAGCGCAGAAGACCGTCGTGCGCCTGCCGTCGTTCGAGACCGTGAGCGAGGACCCGGTGATGTACGCGCACGCGTCGCGCGTGTTCCACCTGGAATCGAACCCGGGCAATGCGCGCGCGCTCGTGCAACAGCACGGCGACCGCGACGTCTGGCTGAACCCGCCGCCGCTGCCGCTCGCCATGGACGAGATGGACGGCGTCTACGACCTGCCGTACGCGCGCGCGCCGCACCCGAGCTACGGCAAGGCGCACATCCCGGCCTGGGAAATGATCCGCTATTCCGTGAACATCATGCGCGGCTGCTTCGGCGGCTGCACGTTCTGCTCGATCACGGAGCACGAGGGGCGCATCATCCAGAGCCGGTCGGAGCCGTCGATCCTGCGCGAGATCGAACTGATCCGCGACACGACGAAGAATTTTGCCGGCACCATCACCGACCTGGGCGGCCCGACCGCGAACATGTACCGCCTCGCGTGCAAGGACAAGAAGATCGAGGAAACGTGCCGCCGCCTGTCGTGCGTGTATCCGACCATTTGCAGCAATCTGGGCACGGACCACAGCAAGCTGATCTCGCTGTACCGCAAGGCGCGCGCGATTCCCGGCATCAAGAAGATCCTGATCGGTTCGGGCCTGCGCTACGACCTCGCCGTGCGCTCGCCGGAATACGTCAAGGAACTGGTCACGCACCACGTCGGCGGCCTGCTCAAGATCGCACCGGAACACACGGAAGAGGGCACGCTCTCGAAGATGATGAAGCCGGGCATCGGCGCCTACGACGAGTTCAAGGCGCTGTTCGACAAGTATTCGAAGGAAGCGGGCAAGAAGCAATACCTGATCCCGTACTTCATCGCCGCGCACCCGGGTTCGACGGACGAGGACATGCTGAACCTGGCCCTCTGGCTGAAGAAAAACAATTTCCACCTCGACCAGGTGCAGACGTTCACGCCGACGCCGATGGCGATGGCGACGACGATGTATCACTCGGGCAAGAATCCGCTGCACAAGGTCACCGAGGATTCGGAAGAAGTCGTCACGGCCAAGAGCGGCAAGACGCGCAAACTGCACAAGGCCTTCCTGCGCTACTACGATCCGGAAAACTGGCCGACCCTGCGCGAGGGCTTGAAACGCATGGGCCGCGCCGACCTGATCGGCAACGGCGAGCGCCATCTGGTGCCGCCGGCCGGGGCCGAACAGGACGTCGCGCCGCAGCGTGGCGGCGAGCGCCGTCCACCGGTGGCGCCGCGCAGCGACGCGCCGAAAGGCCGCGTGATCGAGGTGGCGACCCGGCGCAACGGACGCGGCGGCGAGCGTCGCGGCGAACCGGCACCGTTCATGGCGCCGCCGTCCAAGGCGAAGGCGGGCATCCTGTCGACCATCAAGTCCAAGCCCAAAGCAGGGCGCAAATGA
- a CDS encoding ABC transporter ATP-binding protein, with protein sequence MGLNPSVDVENLGFHFATRSVFLGLNLQLGPGLTWLRGRNGRGKTTLLKLLGGALAPSRGHIRLDGLDSAKDALAYRRLSFYCGGEAPALDWLTAREWLELHLALYADADRDALGRHLDAFQIADIGSQPVAGLSLGQYKKLQLALALALPARLLLVDEPFNGLDVQAVDVLEAALARRAGAGTSCIVLTSHLDLRLAPTATLDLDAQPGVL encoded by the coding sequence ATGGGATTGAATCCATCCGTCGACGTCGAGAATCTCGGCTTTCACTTCGCGACGCGCAGCGTCTTCCTCGGCCTGAACCTGCAACTCGGCCCCGGCCTGACGTGGCTGCGCGGCCGCAACGGGCGCGGCAAGACGACATTGCTGAAACTGCTGGGCGGCGCGCTGGCGCCGAGCCGCGGCCATATCCGCCTCGACGGCCTGGACAGCGCAAAGGATGCACTCGCCTACCGCCGCCTGAGCTTTTATTGCGGCGGCGAAGCCCCGGCGCTGGACTGGCTGACGGCCCGCGAATGGCTCGAATTGCACCTGGCGCTCTACGCCGATGCCGACCGCGATGCACTCGGCCGGCACCTGGACGCGTTCCAGATCGCCGACATCGGCAGCCAGCCGGTCGCGGGCCTGTCGCTGGGCCAGTACAAAAAGCTGCAGCTGGCGCTGGCGCTCGCGCTGCCGGCACGGCTGCTGTTGGTCGATGAACCGTTCAACGGCCTGGACGTCCAGGCGGTCGACGTGCTGGAGGCGGCACTCGCGCGCCGCGCCGGCGCGGGCACAAGCTGCATCGTGCTGACGAGCCACCTGGACCTGCGCCTCGCACCGACGGCCACGCTCGACCTGGACGCGCAGCCCGGCGTGCTCTGA
- a CDS encoding DUF4404 family protein, with amino-acid sequence MLPENENTLKAHLKTLHRSLEETGEVDDELEMLLRQLDGDIKHVLSKRAQDPDANTYGLASRTQELTARFALRHPHLEPALRELGNILASMGI; translated from the coding sequence ATGCTGCCCGAAAACGAAAACACCCTGAAAGCGCACCTCAAGACGCTGCACCGCAGCCTCGAGGAAACCGGCGAAGTCGACGACGAACTGGAAATGCTGCTGCGCCAGCTCGACGGCGACATCAAGCATGTCCTCAGCAAGCGCGCCCAGGATCCGGATGCGAACACGTACGGCCTCGCGTCGCGCACGCAGGAGCTGACGGCCCGGTTCGCGCTCCGCCATCCACATCTGGAACCCGCGTTACGCGAGCTCGGCAACATCCTGGCGAGCATGGGCATCTGA
- a CDS encoding GGDEF domain-containing protein → MIDIQTFMLALGVGNTAFALLMAGYMRGAALNPGLRTWMWARLSSGLAQICSWAAPHAGIPIAEELAAFGWVGGVALELASYCVFFEFRNWRRVLAPAAVAALFIVAAAAMAQASRQQMTQVVAVIVALFASGAAAILLRPQADAPLLQRIIGVNDAVFAIAIWIWMGMANGGLGTFDANPAYGVAYLASYLLMIVNGFGFLLLCKLKDDQRMHRLATIDGLTDMLNRRAFFERAESVRQQALRLRKPIALMMLDLDHFKQLNDNFGHACGDDALRLFADTARASLRENDVMGRLGGEEFALAMPGTSLAGAQQAAERLRVAVAEAPALACGATYRMTVSIGVVMIDPHEELTAALARADHALYAAKTGGRNRVEIGAPLLRRA, encoded by the coding sequence GTGATCGATATCCAGACCTTCATGCTGGCGCTTGGCGTCGGTAACACGGCGTTTGCCTTGCTGATGGCGGGTTATATGCGCGGCGCGGCGCTGAATCCGGGTCTGCGCACCTGGATGTGGGCGCGGTTGTCGTCCGGTCTGGCGCAGATATGCTCCTGGGCCGCACCGCATGCCGGCATACCGATCGCGGAGGAGCTGGCCGCGTTCGGCTGGGTGGGGGGTGTCGCGCTGGAACTGGCGTCGTATTGCGTGTTTTTCGAATTTCGCAACTGGCGCCGGGTGCTGGCGCCGGCGGCCGTCGCGGCCCTGTTCATCGTCGCCGCCGCGGCGATGGCGCAGGCGTCGCGCCAGCAGATGACGCAGGTGGTGGCGGTAATCGTCGCCCTGTTCGCGTCCGGCGCCGCCGCCATCCTGCTGCGGCCGCAGGCCGACGCGCCGCTGCTGCAGCGGATCATCGGCGTCAACGATGCCGTGTTCGCCATCGCGATCTGGATCTGGATGGGCATGGCCAACGGCGGGCTGGGGACGTTCGATGCGAATCCGGCGTATGGCGTCGCCTATCTGGCAAGCTATCTCCTGATGATCGTCAATGGCTTCGGCTTTTTGTTGTTGTGTAAGCTCAAGGATGACCAGCGCATGCACCGCCTGGCCACGATCGACGGCTTGACGGACATGCTGAACCGCCGCGCCTTTTTCGAGCGTGCCGAAAGCGTGCGCCAGCAGGCGCTGCGCCTGCGCAAGCCGATCGCGCTGATGATGCTCGACCTCGACCATTTCAAGCAGCTCAACGACAACTTCGGCCATGCCTGCGGCGACGACGCCCTGCGCCTGTTTGCCGACACCGCGCGTGCGAGCCTGCGCGAGAACGACGTGATGGGCCGGCTGGGCGGCGAGGAATTCGCGCTCGCGATGCCGGGCACGTCGCTGGCGGGCGCGCAGCAGGCGGCCGAACGGTTGCGCGTCGCCGTGGCCGAGGCGCCGGCACTGGCGTGTGGCGCCACCTATCGTATGACGGTCAGCATCGGCGTCGTGATGATCGATCCGCACGAGGAGTTGACGGCCGCCCTGGCGCGCGCCGATCACGCCTTGTACGCGGCCAAGACGGGCGGCCGCAATCGTGTCGAGATCGGCGCGCCCCTCCTCAGGCGGGCCTGA